In the Candidatus Eisenbacteria bacterium genome, one interval contains:
- the rseP gene encoding RIP metalloprotease RseP, which translates to MTEILPVALYGALILGVLVLVHELGHFLVAKWLGVRVISFSIGMGPRVVGFTRGGTDYRLSLLPLGGFVRMAGDTPEAEDRSGAPDEFLSKPWWTRALITAAGPIANLVFALLVTVAVFLGGIEGRDFATRVSKVDAGSVAGRVGLRPHDQIVNLAGHPARTLSALAVAAEAAAKESGAGTVPLVVEREGREVTLSTPRHEVEAIMSGLDWDMGTVIGRVLIGYPAYDAGLREGDEILSVDGKPIRIWSELSSTLRSKPDAVRTLTVRRADRTFTVTLKTSPEGTIGVSPPEALTYRQTFPPGKAVVLGIQQTFWVTGQIYAGLWSFVSDPVRLHGSIAGPIAIAQVAREQARGGIQQLITFASFISLALMVMNLLPIPILDGGHILFALIEAVRRRPLSLKTQYFFQRIGLFVLIGLVVFAFYNDVSRVTQRKRAEADIDKRLRSTAPADTAATAPGP; encoded by the coding sequence ATGACCGAAATCCTGCCCGTCGCCCTTTACGGTGCGTTGATCCTAGGCGTCCTCGTTCTGGTCCATGAGCTGGGGCATTTCCTCGTCGCGAAGTGGCTCGGCGTCCGGGTGATCTCCTTCTCGATCGGAATGGGCCCCCGGGTGGTCGGGTTCACCCGCGGGGGCACCGACTACCGGCTCTCCCTGCTCCCCCTTGGCGGCTTCGTGCGCATGGCCGGCGACACCCCGGAGGCCGAGGACCGGTCGGGCGCACCCGACGAGTTCCTCTCGAAGCCCTGGTGGACGCGGGCGCTCATCACGGCCGCGGGCCCCATCGCGAACCTCGTCTTCGCGCTCCTCGTCACCGTGGCCGTGTTCCTGGGTGGGATCGAGGGGCGTGATTTCGCGACGCGCGTCTCGAAAGTGGACGCCGGATCCGTGGCCGGGCGCGTCGGCCTCCGGCCGCACGATCAGATCGTGAACCTGGCCGGTCACCCCGCGCGGACACTCTCCGCGCTCGCGGTGGCCGCGGAAGCGGCCGCGAAGGAATCCGGCGCCGGAACGGTTCCGCTCGTCGTGGAACGCGAAGGGCGGGAGGTGACGCTCTCGACCCCGCGCCACGAGGTCGAGGCGATCATGAGCGGGCTCGATTGGGACATGGGCACCGTGATCGGAAGAGTGCTGATCGGGTACCCGGCCTACGATGCCGGGCTCCGCGAAGGGGACGAGATCCTGAGCGTCGACGGCAAGCCGATTCGCATCTGGTCGGAGCTCTCGTCCACGCTGCGGAGCAAGCCGGACGCCGTACGGACCCTGACCGTGCGCCGCGCCGATCGGACCTTCACCGTGACGCTGAAGACATCGCCCGAGGGGACGATCGGGGTCTCGCCGCCGGAGGCGCTCACGTACCGGCAGACGTTCCCGCCGGGGAAGGCGGTCGTCCTCGGGATCCAACAGACGTTCTGGGTCACGGGACAGATCTACGCGGGGCTCTGGAGCTTTGTCTCCGACCCCGTGCGGCTGCACGGCTCGATCGCGGGGCCGATCGCGATCGCCCAGGTGGCGCGCGAGCAGGCCCGCGGGGGAATCCAGCAGCTAATTACGTTCGCCTCTTTCATCAGCCTCGCCCTCATGGTGATGAACCTCCTTCCGATCCCGATCTTGGACGGCGGGCACATCCTCTTCGCGCTGATCGAGGCGGTGCGGCGGAGACCACTCTCCCTCAAGACGCAATATTTCTTCCAACGGATCGGGCTCTTCGTGCTGATCGGCCTCGTGGTGTTCGCGTTCTACAACGACGTGAGCCGCGTGACTCAACGGAAGCGCGCCGAGGCCGACATCGACAAGCGGCTCCGGTCGACGGCGCCGGCCGATACGGCGGCCACCGCTCCCGGGCCTTGA
- a CDS encoding glycosyltransferase family 4 protein: MKPGDSLRVLHVDSEIPWRGGERQVIELMLRQRAMGDDPHLAAPRRSALAERAAGEQFAVHHVPMRGTWDLGSALAIARLHRALRPHVVHWHAARAHALGALAALFAPGPARILSRRVDFPVRRSPGSRLLYALPIDTILAISGGVRDALVGSGVPATRIQVVPSGIDLAPFQAPFDRPAVRRRLGLADGELLILNVAALAPHKSQTDLLRAAASARARRSDLRFWIAGEGPLRAELEAEHRALKLGDSVRFLGFRDDATDLLRAADLFVMSSYLEGLGTSILDAMAGGLAVVATRVGGIPEVVEHQGTGILVPPRDPEALAAAILELAGDPARRAAMGASGRERARAFSADATAERTREAYLRALPG; the protein is encoded by the coding sequence ATGAAGCCGGGGGACTCTCTCCGCGTGCTGCACGTCGACTCGGAGATTCCGTGGCGCGGGGGAGAGCGCCAGGTGATCGAGCTGATGCTCCGCCAGCGCGCGATGGGGGACGACCCCCACCTCGCGGCTCCAAGGCGAAGCGCGCTCGCGGAGCGGGCGGCCGGAGAGCAATTCGCGGTTCACCACGTTCCGATGCGTGGCACTTGGGATCTCGGGTCGGCCCTCGCGATCGCCCGGCTTCACCGCGCGCTCCGTCCTCACGTCGTCCACTGGCACGCCGCGAGGGCGCACGCGCTCGGCGCGCTCGCCGCGCTCTTCGCCCCAGGGCCGGCGCGCATCCTGTCGCGCCGGGTCGACTTCCCGGTCCGTCGAAGCCCGGGAAGCCGGCTCCTCTACGCGCTCCCGATCGACACGATCCTCGCGATCTCGGGAGGGGTGCGGGACGCGCTCGTAGGAAGCGGCGTCCCGGCCACCCGGATCCAGGTCGTGCCGAGCGGGATCGATCTCGCGCCGTTCCAGGCGCCCTTCGACCGGCCGGCGGTACGTCGGCGGCTGGGGCTGGCCGATGGGGAGCTCTTGATTCTGAACGTCGCCGCCCTGGCGCCGCACAAGTCCCAGACCGACCTCCTCCGCGCCGCGGCGTCGGCGCGGGCGCGGCGCTCCGATCTCCGGTTTTGGATCGCTGGGGAGGGACCCTTGCGCGCGGAATTGGAAGCGGAGCATCGCGCCCTCAAGCTCGGCGACTCGGTCCGGTTCCTGGGATTTCGAGACGACGCTACGGATCTTCTCCGCGCGGCCGATCTCTTCGTCATGTCGTCCTACCTCGAGGGGCTCGGCACGTCGATCCTCGACGCGATGGCGGGCGGGCTCGCGGTGGTGGCGACGCGGGTCGGCGGCATTCCGGAAGTGGTGGAGCACCAGGGGACCGGGATCCTCGTGCCTCCGCGCGATCCGGAGGCGCTCGCGGCGGCGATCCTCGAGCTGGCCGGCGATCCCGCGCGGCGGGCCGCGATGGGAGCGAGCGGCCGCGAGCGCGCCCGCGCGTTCTCGGCGGACGCGACGGCGGAGCGGACGCGGGAAGCCTACCTGAGGGCGCTTCCGGGGTAG
- a CDS encoding glycosyltransferase family 4 protein, with protein MKVAFFGAFDPSYPRNVVLQEGLEEAGATVTRVAVAPGTPAFVREAGLMARWAAAASSLDALLVPAFGHRDVPLAAALGRVSGSPVLFDPLVSRWDTQVGDLGRVAARSLSALRLRLSDRLALSLADLVLCDTWEHGDFFSAEYGIPRSKLCRVPVGADRLAFRTGGGTRPPRIGGPLRVTYIGGFLPLHGVEVAVEAAAILEARHGPRFARFTLIGDGMTAPHAEREMATWGLRSVKRLPRVPYADALEALFHADVALGIFGTTAKAGRVVPHKVYQSMALGAPTITRRSRAIAEFFRDGEHLVLVPAGDAGALAKAVEDLAGDPARGARIGGAGRASVKEQASPERIGALLVEAVGRVRETTAPKVGR; from the coding sequence GTGAAGGTCGCGTTCTTCGGCGCCTTCGATCCCAGCTACCCGAGAAACGTGGTGCTTCAAGAGGGGCTCGAGGAGGCCGGGGCGACCGTCACGCGGGTCGCCGTCGCACCGGGCACCCCGGCGTTCGTCCGCGAGGCAGGGCTCATGGCCCGCTGGGCGGCCGCCGCGTCCTCCCTCGACGCGCTCCTTGTCCCCGCGTTCGGACACCGCGACGTTCCGCTCGCCGCGGCCCTGGGCCGCGTTTCGGGATCGCCGGTCCTCTTCGATCCGCTCGTCTCCCGCTGGGACACGCAGGTGGGGGATCTGGGCCGCGTCGCCGCCCGGAGCCTCTCGGCCCTGAGGCTCCGGTTGAGCGATCGCCTCGCCCTCTCGCTCGCCGATCTCGTCCTCTGCGATACGTGGGAGCACGGCGATTTCTTCTCGGCGGAATACGGGATCCCAAGGTCCAAGCTCTGCCGGGTGCCGGTCGGGGCCGATCGGCTCGCGTTTCGAACCGGCGGGGGTACGCGACCGCCTCGGATCGGGGGTCCGCTCCGGGTCACCTATATCGGCGGCTTCCTGCCGCTCCACGGCGTCGAGGTCGCGGTCGAGGCGGCGGCGATTCTCGAAGCCCGCCACGGACCGCGATTCGCCCGCTTCACGCTGATCGGAGACGGCATGACCGCGCCGCACGCCGAGCGCGAAATGGCGACGTGGGGGCTTCGCTCGGTGAAGCGGCTCCCGCGGGTGCCGTACGCGGACGCTCTCGAGGCGCTCTTCCATGCCGACGTCGCCCTCGGCATTTTCGGCACCACGGCCAAGGCGGGGCGGGTCGTGCCGCACAAGGTCTACCAGTCGATGGCGCTCGGCGCCCCGACGATCACGCGGCGCTCCCGGGCGATCGCGGAGTTCTTCCGCGACGGGGAGCACCTTGTCCTCGTTCCGGCGGGGGACGCCGGCGCGCTCGCGAAGGCCGTCGAAGACCTCGCCGGCGACCCCGCCCGCGGGGCCCGAATCGGGGGCGCGGGCCGCGCGTCGGTCAAGGAGCAAGCGTCCCCCGAGCGGATCGGCGCGCTCCTCGTGGAAGCGGTTGGCCGGGTTCGCGAGACGACCGCGCCCAAGGTGGGGCGATGA